One Cervus canadensis isolate Bull #8, Minnesota chromosome 12, ASM1932006v1, whole genome shotgun sequence DNA window includes the following coding sequences:
- the LOC122451461 gene encoding ADP-ribosylation factor-like protein 13B, which produces MPSPSEEQSRTRPAARGSGWDTPSEEMGECGVRGGGVVLRNPPALPPHRAHPVPDHPASGHRASAQDGVGAWGAAGGGSTLGPPPSDTGRRNVGRCPVPPALEPTRARGGLEGPARLRAARPGGNERSAAGPSGCGSHRSPGVLSSWVESPRGLLPLAAPAPLAGPGPRRWLGPSGSSACPAGPRSTLSGSLGDGAASGPGELRSQEGRRPQEGRAESGKGAPRSAEAHSRSPARGA; this is translated from the coding sequence ATGCCCAGCCCCTCGGAGGAACAGAGCAGGACCAGACCGGCTGCAAGAGGCAGCGGCTGGGACACCCCCTCAGAGGAGATGGGGGagtgtggggtgaggggagggggagtggTCCTGAGGAACCCACCCGCGCTCCCACCCCACCGGGCCCACCCAGTCCCGGACCATCCGGCTTCAGGGCACCGGGCCTCAGCGCAGGACGGGGTAGGGGCGTGGGGGGCGGCAGGCGGCGGCTCCACCCTGGGCCCTCCACCCAGTGACACGGGGCGCCGCAATGTCGGCCGCTGCCCCGTGCCTCCAGCTCTAGAACCCACGCGGGCAAGGGGCGGCCTGGAGGGCCCTGCGCGCCTGAGAGCCGCTCGGCCCGGAGGGAACGAGCGCAGCGCTGCGGGGCCGAGCGGGTGCGGATCGCACCGAAGTCCAGGAGTCCTTTCCTCCTGGGTTGAGTCCCCGCGGGGCCTCCTCCCGCttgccgcccccgccccccttgCTGGCCCGGGCCCTCGGCGGTGGCTCGGACCGTCGGGCAGCAGCGCCTGTCCAGCAGGCCCGCGGTCCACGCTCAGCGGATCGCTGGGCGACGGGGCGGCCTCGGGCCCAGGGGAGCTCCGGAGTCAGGAGGGGCGGAGGCCGCAGGAAGGCCGGGCAGAATCGGGAAAGGGTGCGCCGAGATCAGCGGAGGCTCACAGCCGGTCTCCGGCTCGAGGTGCGTGA